GGCGGGGCCCGCGTCCTCGCGCCCAACCACCAGCGGCACGGTGGCCTGGTTGGTGGGGGTGAAGAAGGCCGTCAGGCTGTTGAGCAGGAACATCAGGACGTAGACCTGCCACACTTCCCCCACGAAGGGCATCAGGCCGATCACGACCGCGCGGGCGAAGTGGCAGCCCACCAGGATGGTCCGGCGTTCCAGGCGGTCGGCGAGCACCCCGGCGAGCGGGGAGAACAGCACGAAGGCGGTCACGCGCAGGGTGAGGGCTGTGCCCAGCACGACGGCGGCGTCCTTCTCGGCGAGCTGGTAGGCCAGCAGGGCGAGCGCGACCCAGGTGAAGGCGTCGCCGATCTGGCTGATCGTCTGGGCGGCGTAGAGCCGGGCAAAGCGGGCGTTGCGCAGCGCGGAGAATGGGGCCAGGGCGTTCACTGGACGCTTCCCATCACCGTCTCGGTGCCGGGGTGGTCGGGGAGGCCGAGGCGTTCGTGCTGGGCGTGGGAGAAGGCCTCCTGCAGGAGGCGGGCGACGTGCCCGTCGGCGAGGTGGTAGTACACGCTGGTCGTCTCGCGGCGGGTCCTGACCAGCTCGGCGCTCCGCAAGAGGGCGAGGTGGCGGCTGACGGTGCTTTGGGGGACGCCCAGGGCCTCGACGAGCTGGCCGACATTGCGCTCGCCGTCCCTGAGCAGCAGCAGCAGTTGGACCCGCAGGGGTTCGGACAGGGCCTTGAACACTGCGGTGACCCGGCTCAGGTCCTCCGGGTGGGCCGGGCTGGGAATGGCGTGGCGGTGCATGCTGCTATCCTAACATCCGTGCTTCCGAATATCCGAAAATTAGAAACCTGCTCCGTGACGGTTCGCGTTCCCCCCGCCCAGATCGTGGGGCAGGTCACTCGCAGCGACGACCCGCGCCTGCCGGTCGGCATGTCGGTGGGCCTGCGGCTGGCCGACTTCGAGGGCATCTCCGAGCCCAGCGTCACCGTGGAGGGGGTCACCCGTCCCATCGTGATGCTCGCCCTCGACCGCCTTCCTGACGGGAGCCAGGACGTGACCTTCGAGCTGTTGGAGGCGTCCTCTTCCTCCCCAGAGCCGGGCGGGAACGGTCCCGACGACCCAGGACCGTGACCGGTCTCCCCCCGATCGTCGGGGCCGGTCCGTTCAAGTCGGCGTGTGGCTCCGAACCTCATGGACCAGCGCCCTGGCCCACCCGGTCAGCCGGGGTGGACACCCCGGCTGGTGAAGCGTGGAGAATGGCCTGCCCCGGCTGGTGGACTCCCCTGCTCGATGACCAGGAGCCGCGCGGGTCGAAGGGTTGACCCTGGGGAACGCCGGGCGTGTGGGAGCGAACTTCCAGGCCACCCCGGCCGGGTTACACGAACTTAACACCTCGCGCCTAGCCTTGCGCCAGGAGGTGGAGATGAACTGCCGACGACCCATCCCCGCGCCCGCGCCCACCCAGAGTGCGGCCGTGACCCATCCCGGCGCCGCGACACGCCGCGTCCCCGCTGGTGCCCAGTGGCGGCGGGCGGCCCGGATGCTCCAGGCCCGGCCCGCCCGCCAGGAGTTCGCCCTGACCCGCTCCCCCATCCGGGATGAGGGCGAGACGCCAGGCCCCCGACACTTCGTGCCCGGACACCGGACCCCCGGCGATCCCATCCTGCCGCCGGGCAGCCATGCCGCGCGCGGGACGTCCTGCCGCCCCGCGCGGGCGCTCGCCCGCTTCGGGGGCGCCCCTCTCCGCAGGCAGCCTGGCGGCAGGAACCCCTGGATGATCGCGGGCGACACCTCCAGGCACCGGATGGAGGGGGTGAAGGGCCGGTCCGTTCCACGGGCCCGCGTCTTCTCCACGTCCAAGTTCCGGGGGCGGGCATGACTCCCGCCGCGACCGGTTGGGCGACCATCGACGTCATCCTCGCGGTGTGGTTCGGGCTGACCGCGCTGTCGGCGGCCTACGTCGCCTGGGACGCCTTCACCCGCAACCCGGAGATGAGGGTCATGAAGTGGGGCTGGTTGCTCGTCACCCTCTACACCGGCCCGGTGGGCGCGGCGCTCTACATCCTGTCCTGCCAGGAACCGGCTCCTGGCACCCACGAGACCTTCGTCCAGCCCCTGTGGAAGCAGAGTGTGGGCTCGAGCATCCACTGCCTGGCGGGGGACGCGACCGGC
This is a stretch of genomic DNA from Deinococcus aerius. It encodes these proteins:
- a CDS encoding ArsR/SmtB family transcription factor; the encoded protein is MHRHAIPSPAHPEDLSRVTAVFKALSEPLRVQLLLLLRDGERNVGQLVEALGVPQSTVSRHLALLRSAELVRTRRETTSVYYHLADGHVARLLQEAFSHAQHERLGLPDHPGTETVMGSVQ